Sequence from the Erythrolamprus reginae isolate rEryReg1 chromosome Z, rEryReg1.hap1, whole genome shotgun sequence genome:
CTCTGAAAGTTTATATATGATGTATATTTTATAGTTATGTTCTACAAAAATTCTCaaaacattgttttatattattatatgatACAAAttacaatattgattgtttttaaaggaaaagttCTATCATACTTTGCATTAATACAAATTTTTAACTGAAGACTTTCTTCAACTCAAGATTGGCCATTTATCAATACTCTTTTATAAATGTTATTTATCCAGATCAAGTTTATTCTATATTAAATCCACAAGCTAGGTTTCTTAAGtaatttcaaagaaaaatcaaCTTTGGTTCTTGCTTTTTTTCATGCAGGtgcatatatttctttctttttttaaatagtatCTCTAGATAAATATACAGATTTAATTAATGGGAATGCTACAGTAAAATGCATCTGTtgtataaaaatagcaattaagcAAGCctgtataaaatttatatttaggTCAATCTATTCATAGGCAGGAACTTTACAATTACAATTCTatacatttcttttatttctttgataaatatctaatataaataataatcaatGCATGCTCGTTTGAAGGAAAAGGAGTATGAAATTAAATGGCACAATTAGCAGTCTGCTGGTTTTTTAGTGTTGTTTCACAAAGAGTTAATGGTAGTAGTTGTGAGAAAATGATAATCTTTATCTAAATTAAGCTTTATTAGTTATTAGCTGCCAGCCTTGTGTTCAAGCAATAACTTAaagcatttattaaaataaataaaattggagggagagggaaataggTCAGGTATTGGGAAAAAACTTGAAGATCAGCTTCCAGAATGCCATTTTAAGGACCTTGTTCCTCATACTGTAGATCAATGGATTCAAAATTGGTGGCACTACACAGTAAAATGTTGAAATCAGGATATCTGATGTTGACGGAAAGCTAGATGGGGGTTTCAGATATGCAAAATTACCACTTACCATAAACAGACAAATGACTAGGAGATGAGGTAAGCAAGTAGAGAAGGCCTTTTGTTTTCCTTGGGTAGATGGGATTTGCAAAACTGTCTTAAAAATCCTCACATAtgaaaacacaattaaaaaaaaaagaatgaatgctaAACAAGAACTCATGATAAGTACCCATTCTTCTGCAACATAAGAGCCAGAGCAAGAGATCCTGAGCAGTTGAGGAATTTCACAAAAGAACTGATTGATGATTTTAGAACAGAACTTCACAAAAAACAAGTTTCCTGTGTGGAGCATAGAATAAGACAgcccacccatccagacactGGTTGCCATTTGGATACAGGTTTTTTTGCTCATTATATTCTCATAATGCAGTGGGCTGCAAATGGCTACATAACGATCATAGGCCATGACACACAGGAGAAAGAAGTGAGACAtcataaagaaaagaagaaagaaaacttggCAGAGACATCCAGAGTAAGAAATGGCTTCTGTGTTCATCAAAGAATTCAGCATTGATTTGGGAACAGTGACCGAGATGGAGCCAAGATCTTGCAAGGAGAGATTGACTAGAAAAAAATACATGGGCGAATGGAGTTGATGGCTATAAACAATgacagtgatgatgatgatgttttcaATAACTGCTACCAAATAAAtggttaaaaaaataacaatatggAATATCCATAGCTTCTCAGTATCAGGAAATCCATGCAAAAGAAATTCACTTACTCCAGATTCATTTTCCATTTGGCTTTTTAGACTTCAGAGCTTCTAATAGGAAAGCAACCCTCACGCTCTTTTCTTGTATATCTATGGCTATATTCAATGCCTttcaaacaatttatttttatgttggaGTGTAaggtaaaaaagaaatttatgtaTGGGATGCTTGTAATGATCCTCAGGGAGAAGATAATTTCTCAGGAGCCTAGTTTACTTTTGAAGTCATGTAGGTGTTGGAAAATGTGATTAGAgctatgttagaaacatagaaacatagaagaatgacggcagaaaaagacctcatggtccatctagtctgcccttatactatttcctgtattttatcttacaatggatatatgtttatcccaggcatgtttaaattcggttactgtggatttaccaaccacgtc
This genomic interval carries:
- the LOC139154012 gene encoding olfactory receptor 14A16-like, giving the protein MENESGVSEFLLHGFPDTEKLWIFHIVIFLTIYLVAVIENIIIITVIVYSHQLHSPMYFFLVNLSLQDLGSISVTVPKSMLNSLMNTEAISYSGCLCQVFFLLFFMMSHFFLLCVMAYDRYVAICSPLHYENIMSKKTCIQMATSVWMGGLSYSMLHTGNLFFVKFCSKIINQFFCEIPQLLRISCSGSYVAEEWVLIMSSCLAFILFFLIVFSYVRIFKTVLQIPSTQGKQKAFSTCLPHLLVICLFMVSGNFAYLKPPSSFPSTSDILISTFYCVVPPILNPLIYSMRNKVLKMAFWKLIFKFFPNT